In Candidatus Zixiibacteriota bacterium, one DNA window encodes the following:
- a CDS encoding SdrD B-like domain-containing protein: MNTRLLTVLCAAGLYLLAGCSNDPGPVGTPVNDSQAGLHQAGVPSDATINSAKFYVHATATDSLGIDVHRITSAWTENTVSWNNIGAAYAPTPVATLLAVDTGCYSVDVTSEAQGWLSSSIENLGFALLPGQGYTAFANFNSREAAAAKPFLEVCYTTWEGTSCDTFLAVADAHIFSALPDNNAGMLPLLIVQRQPLSGSVFKTLIRFDFEVEFRYSSIGDRVWNDRNADGLQSDAEPGLAGVSVKLFDCQDNLIASSTTDEQGLYHFESVMAGSYYLVFVRPDGYFFTLQDSGSDDALDSDVDPSLGRTLCFTLLPEQEVSGWDAGLYTASESCTYSKGYWKNHAGFGPQDDVVTPLLPLWLGLADSTNSLAIADAQTAVDVLSQNVYGDPSNGITKLYAQLLAAKLNIANGADPADIAQTVGDADSFLGSHDWTAWETIDIEQRRIVLGWKDLLDQYNNGLIGPGHCDSDDDDSDDGDDSDTGDDDSGTGDAGDFGGDESNVGEGIY; encoded by the coding sequence GCTGGCAGGCTGCAGTAACGATCCTGGCCCGGTTGGCACTCCGGTCAATGATTCTCAGGCAGGGCTCCATCAGGCGGGGGTGCCGTCCGATGCGACCATCAACTCCGCGAAATTCTACGTGCATGCGACGGCGACCGATTCGCTGGGGATAGACGTCCACCGGATTACCAGCGCCTGGACTGAGAACACCGTATCCTGGAATAATATCGGTGCCGCATATGCCCCCACGCCGGTAGCAACTTTGTTAGCCGTGGACACCGGTTGTTACTCGGTGGATGTCACCAGCGAGGCGCAGGGCTGGCTTTCGAGCTCCATTGAAAACCTCGGCTTTGCTCTGTTGCCCGGTCAGGGTTACACCGCGTTTGCCAATTTCAACAGCCGTGAGGCGGCCGCAGCGAAGCCGTTTCTCGAAGTCTGCTATACAACTTGGGAGGGGACATCGTGCGATACGTTTCTCGCAGTGGCCGACGCCCACATCTTCTCCGCTCTGCCTGATAACAACGCGGGCATGCTGCCGCTGCTCATCGTGCAGCGACAACCTCTTTCGGGATCGGTTTTCAAGACCTTGATTCGTTTCGACTTTGAGGTCGAATTCCGGTACAGCTCGATAGGCGACCGGGTTTGGAATGATCGGAACGCCGATGGTCTTCAGTCCGACGCCGAGCCCGGCCTGGCTGGAGTTTCGGTCAAGCTGTTCGACTGTCAGGACAATCTCATAGCGTCGAGCACCACCGACGAGCAGGGCCTCTACCACTTTGAGTCGGTGATGGCCGGTTCATACTATCTTGTGTTTGTTCGGCCGGACGGCTATTTCTTCACGCTTCAGGACAGCGGCTCGGATGATGCCCTCGACAGCGACGTTGACCCCTCTCTCGGCCGCACGCTCTGTTTCACGCTCTTGCCGGAACAGGAGGTCAGCGGCTGGGACGCCGGCCTGTACACCGCGTCCGAGTCCTGTACTTACAGCAAGGGTTACTGGAAGAACCACGCCGGATTCGGCCCGCAGGATGATGTCGTCACGCCGCTGCTGCCGCTCTGGCTCGGCCTCGCTGACAGCACAAATAGTTTGGCAATCGCCGACGCGCAAACTGCTGTCGATGTGCTCTCTCAAAACGTATACGGTGACCCGAGCAACGGTATTACCAAACTGTACGCGCAGTTGTTGGCCGCTAAGCTGAATATTGCCAATGGTGCCGACCCGGCGGATATCGCCCAGACAGTAGGCGATGCCGACTCTTTCCTGGGGTCGCACGATTGGACGGCGTGGGAAACAATTGATATCGAGCAGCGCCGGATTGTGCTCGGCTGGAAGGACCTGCTTGACCAATACAATAACGGCCTGATCGGCCCCGGCCACTGCGACAGTGATGACGACGATTCAGATGACGGCGACGACTCTGACACCGGCGACGACGATTCTGGCACCGGCGATGCCGGCGACTTTGGTGGCGACGAGTCCAACGTCGGCGAAGGCATCTATTAA